One window of Daphnia carinata strain CSIRO-1 chromosome 7, CSIRO_AGI_Dcar_HiC_V3, whole genome shotgun sequence genomic DNA carries:
- the LOC130698703 gene encoding uncharacterized protein LOC130698703, which yields MEKIKGYKDLTMTAELDNDIATDTELLKQRYQKFIKASYQVRWALQNTNATEEQIEQDYSTVAEVEEEMSSILAFRKEQRQIEEDRNRLLQDLLTQQQQLFATQILQQQQAHALQIQQLMAQNQAPAQVAAAAAPIQQATRLPQRQIKHFKGDILEWTSFWESFNASIHSSTMSDVQKFDYLKEYLKGEAYLCVENLELTAANYNIAIAELKRVYAKPKALIQTHLCKFDNLAPVKTMADVSALRKLQLTVQSHINALETLGVRKESFGGLLGTKLMKLLPAELQKEWSSSEENEITDIASLLNFIRDEVDAAERYSRWKSETTKTPQQSTSPSPAKPIHAATASQLAIGARSQPAPHTSKNSRQFVPPSNTPFRRQDNFIMRECTRPCIFCGEVHYPTVCPVNLKEKKAIIAKLKRCVRCFSANHETLNCTTNYTCKHCQAIHHTALCDKKQTRFAHQTVNGNSAITNVTASAASANTPGNLVVKTATVNVVGPNGKQTRAILFIDDGSHRSWVTRSISKLLDLKVVAVENLGTRVFKQRKPNPVEKTNSVELTFRGTWQGAPLVKITALETDYIGDTGPYAHTTFAQKLWLDNERMADDRFETNSQEKDVGILIGVDQMFEIIPNEAAIQSPCGLRAYNTKLGRMIVGPSKEKNSKKGKALIQQMLQCSSFSAQSVASYAAGCLNSNYTFTTLPEEKEKTPDVKEKKESSSPHPTSIEEISIENSIIKKEKKKIVKEELKRQTDFDLSLFWKLEHFAILDDCDAVEPDDPLGSFGEKITRQEDGRYCTPIPWKTDKWRLEKNFLMAKGRLESLLNRLKKTPALLSAYHQEIEQLRVQNFVEKADLNYDGLHTYLPHHPVIRQDKTTTKIRPVFDGAAKSKFGPSLNDVLETGPNLNPDLLAVLMRFRLNRIAWIADIEKAFLNIALHPEDSEAVRFLWVTEPETSGSPLFAYKWKRVPFGLSSSPFLLRVTLNKHLDGMEPLYSTTVKQLKEKIYVDDYLGGADSIPTAKNRIQETKAIFQEAKLNMRSWVTNDKTLRKFLSEKGLINPIVKIFTQKLEEGQPKVLGIRWDTESDTFQFDPAPIIEAATELGDLVTKRNILRISARVFDPIGFLAPTTLLLKTIYQKLWEAEIDWDVEAPPEIRQTWIAAMTGLNEFAKLKIPRWIGHSKRVIQSAEIHVFGDASEAAYGAVAYARLQTKNNETSIHFLASKTKVAPLPKKKVTLPRLELLGSLLAARLGDKLKNFLHTESWRTIFWADSLVALGWIRGDPNRWKPFVRNQVEAIKKLSGVSWWRHCPGIHNPADLASRGAPASALVHSELWWNGPPWLKEETEWPDSTPDAGETSIHEKIEAEAKGKTVMMSVATVEPATPVPLQESPHQQNANQNSNQDRRRKGDTGRPSDSRGTDEGGATDLQAAPKRSISKDVPRPTRGRQLHHKEKIAKLRPVWDERDKLIRVTGRVELALRDRDIEPAILLPTHHPVVKLLIADRHVTLKHAGVKTTFSDLRERFWIIKGRQQTKSVWHACVKCQRLTSPPFTEVAAPLPLNRLKQAKAFEITGVDFAGPLYYKHPISRKKRKQAELTTSVDPPQTDDPSVENPAEPPAMEQTEEKENLKKKKKGTIKQPKSYACLFTCAVTRAVHLELTKTMSARDFLLAFRRFSARRGNVSVMYSDNAQTFRCVSKHLKVLRSDPAIHDLLAMRKTEWIFSASLAPWWGGFWERMVRTMKDLLRRSNGRACLEYDELEVSLIETESVVNARPLTYVAEGSDDPLPITPNQFLNNRRSNCTPPEPAINLLTPDPTNARLIEMDRLRRDYVKDTCERFVNDYLLQVDNFHCKGGPGRKIRVGEVVIIHDDNTKRLMWTVGVVKELISSRDGLIRSVTVKTPNGNLINRAIQSLHPLELREDQPDDVEILPSPEMEPEEDTTPSVSAASPVEESEPWSTGSGGECVGNILDPQQQTTR from the exons ATGGAGAAGATCAAGGGATACAAGGATCTCACGATGACGGCGGAACTGGATAACGATATTGCCACGGATACAGAACTCCTGAAGCAACGTTACCAGAAATTTATTAAAGCAAGTTACCAAGTACGCTGGGCCTTGCAGAATACGAACGCTACCGAGGAGCAAATCGAGCAAGATTACTCCACAGTAgctgaagtagaagaagaaatgagcagCATACTCgccttc agaaaagaacagcGCCAAATTGAGGAGGACAGAAACCGATTGCTTCAAGACCTGCTtactcaacagcagcagctctTCGCAACCCAAAtcctccaacaacagcaagcccACGccttacaaattcaacaacttaTGGCGCAAAACCAAGCACCAGCtcaagtagcagcagcagcagctccaaTTCAACAAGCAACACGTCTTccccaaagacaaatcaagcaCTTTAAAGGAGATATTCTTGAGTGGACATCATTCTGGGAGAGCTTTAATGCCTCCATTCACTCGTCTACAATGTCGGATGTCCAAAAATTCGACTACTTAAAAGAATATCTAAAAGGGGAAGCGTACTTGTGCGTTGAAAATCTGGAACTCACCGCAGCAAactacaacattgccataGCAGAGCTAAAAAGAGTCTACGCTAAACCAAAGGCTCTTATTCAAACTCATTTATGCAAGTTTGACAACCTAGCTCCTGTCAAGACAATGGCAGACGTATCGGCGCTGAGAAAATTGCAGCTCACAGTCCAGTCTCATATTAATGCCTTGGAAACCCTCGGGGTtcgaaaagaatcatttgGAGGACTCCTTGGCacaaaactaatgaaattGCTTCCTGCAGAATTGCAGAAAGAGTGGTCGAGctctgaagaaaacgaaatcacAGACATTGCATCCCTACTGAATTTCATCAGGGATGAAGTTGACGCAGCGGAGAGGTACAGCCGATGGAAATCGGAAACCACAAAAACGCCACAACAGTCAACATCGCCAAGTCCAGCGAAACCAATACACGCTGCCACAGCATCACAGCTGGCGATTGGAGCCAGATCACAACCAGCTCCACACACCAGCAAAAACTCCAGACAATTTGTGCCACCGTCAAACACACCTTTTAGGAGACAGGACAATTTTATCATGCGAGAATGCACAAGACCATGCATTTTCTGCGGGGAAGTTCACTACCCCACGGTTTGTCCAGTgaacctaaaagaaaaaaaggccatcatcGCTAAGCTAAAAAGGTGCGTCAGATGCTTCAGTGCAAACCACGAAACTCTGAACTGCACCACAAACTACACTTGCAAACATTGCCAAGCCATTCATCACACGGCTCTCTGCGACAAAAAGCAGACACGTTTTGCGCACCAAACTGTTAATGGCAACAGCGCCATCACAAATGTTACGGCGTCTGCTGCAAGCGCAAACACCCCAGGCAATCTCGTGGTGAAGACAGCTACAGTAAATGTAGTAGGcccaaatggcaaacaaacaagagccattttatttatagacgACGGCAGCCATAGATCTTGGGTCACAAGATctatttcaaaattgttggaTCTCAAAGTGGTGGCAGTGGAAAACCTCGGTACCAGAGTTTTCAAGCAACGAAAACCCAATCCAGTGGAGAAGACAAATTCAGTCGAGCTGACATTTAGGGGCACTTGGCAGGGTGCCCCACTCGTCAAAATTACAGCACTAGAAACGGACTACATTGGAGACACTGGTCCATATGCCCACACAACATTCGCACAAAAATTGTGGCTGGACAACGAAAGAATGGCTGACGACAGGTTCGAGACAAACAGCCAGGAAAAAGATGTCGGGATTTTAATAGGAGTCGACCAGATGTTTGAAATCATCCCTAACGAAGCAGCTATCCAAAGCCCGTGTGGCCTAAGGGCCTACAACACAAAGCTTGGGCGGATGATAGTTGGAccttctaaagaaaaaaattcgaaaaaaggcaaagcatTGATCCAGCAAATGCTGCAATGCAGTAGTTTCTCAGCCCAATCAGTAGCTTCATATGCAGCCGGCTGCCTCAATTCAAACTACACTTTTACAACTCTtccagaagaaaaggagaaaacgccggatgtaaaggagaaaaaggaatcTTCATCTCCCCACCCGACCTCTATAGAAGAAATTTCCATAGAGAACTccattattaaaaaagaaaaaaagaagattgtaaaagaagaattaaagcGGCAGACGGACTTTGACCTATCCTTGTTTTGGAAGCTAGAACACTTTGCCATTTTAGACGATTGTGATGCAGTGGAGCCAGACGATCCTCTAGGCTCCTTTGGAGAAAAAATCACCCGTCAAGAAGATGGGCGATACTGCACCCCAATCCCATGGAAAACGGATAAGTGGAGGTTGGAGAAAAATTTCCTGATGGCTAAAGGAAGACTGGAGAGTCTTTTAAACAGACTCAAGAAAACGCCAGCGCTTCTATCTGCTTACCACCAGGAGATCGAGCAACTCAGAGTCCAAAACTTCGTAGAAAAGGCAGACCTAAACTACGATGGACTCCACACTTATCTGCCACATCATCCTGTCATCCGACAGGATAAAACAACCACGAAAATCCGACCGGTCTTTGATGGAGCGGCTAAGTCCAAATTTGGACCAAGCCTCAACGACGTCCTAGAAACCGGTCCGAACCTGAATCCTGACCTGCTAGCCGTTCTAATGCGATTCCGATTAAATCGGATCGCATGGAtagcagatattgaaaaagcttttttaaacatcgccCTGCATCCTGAAGACTCAGAAGCAGTACGATTCCTGTGGGTAACGGAACCAGAAACATCTGGCTCCCCTTTATTTGCTTACAAATGGAAGCGAGTTCCATTTGGACTCAGTTCCAGCCCATTCTTGCTTAGAGTTACCCTCAACAAGCATTTGGATGGAATGGAGCCACTGTACTCCACTACAGTAAAACAgctaaaagagaaaatttacGTCGACGACTACCTAGGTGGCGCCGACAGCATTCCCACAGCCAAAAACAGGATTCAGGAAACAAAGGCCATCTTCCAGGAGGCTAAACTCAACATGCGAAGCTGGGTGACAAACGACAAAACACTTCGCAAATTTCTCAGTGAGAAGGGGCTTATCAACCCCATTGTCAAAATCTTCACTCAGAAACTGGAAGAGGGCCAACCAAAGGTCCTAGGCATTCGGTGGGACACCGAATCTGACACATTCCAATTCGACCCCGCGCCTATCATTGAAGCCGCTACAGAATTGGGAGACCTTGTCACcaaaagaaatatcctacgGATATCTGCAAGAGTGTTTGATCCCATTGGGTTCTTAGCACCCACTACACTCCTGCTAAAAACCATCTACCAGAAGCTTTGGGAAGCAGAAATTGACTGGGACGTCGAAGCGCCGCCGGAAATTAGACAAACATGGATAGCTGCTATGACTGGGTTGAACGAGTTCgccaaattgaaaatcccTCGCTGGATAGGCCACTCGAAAAGGGTCATACAATCAGCAGAAATTCACGTCTTCGGTGATGCTTCTGAGGCGGCGTATGGAGCCGTTGCTTATGCAAGgctccaaacaaaaaacaacgaaaccagCATTCACTTTCTAGCCAGTAAAACAAAAGTGGCCCCgctcccaaagaaaaaagttaccCTACCTCGATTGGAGTTATTAGGCTCGCTTCTAGCCGCAAGGCTAGGAGataaactgaaaaattttctccaCACAGAATCATGGCGAACCATATTTTGGGCAGACTCTTTGGTAGCACTTGGATGGATCAGAGGGGATCCTaacagatggaaaccatttgtTAGGAACCAAGTGGAAGCTATAAAAAAACTGTCTGGAGTAAGTTGGTGGCGGCACTGCCCGGGCATACACAATCCTGCGGATCTTGCCTCGCGGGGAGCGCCAGCGTCAGCGCTGGTACACTCGGAGCTATGGTGGAATGGTCCACCATGGCTAAAGGAAGAAACAGAATGGCCGGATTCAACACCCGATGCAGGAGAAACAAGCATCCACGAAAAGATCGAAGCGGAAGCCAAAGGAAAAACCGTCATGATGTCGGTGGCTACCGTGGAACCAGCTACCCCA GTTCCTCTACAAGAATCGCCCCATCAACAGAACGCAAATCAAAACTCCAATCAAGATAGGAGACGAAAAGGAGATACTGGTAGACCATCTGACAGTAGAGGAACTGACGAAGGCGGAGCTACTGATCTACAGGCAGCTCCAAAAAGAAGCATTTCCAAAGACGTTCCAAGACCTACAAGAGGAAGGCAACTACACCACAAGGAGAAAATTGCCAAACTCCGACCCGTGTGGGATGAAAGAGACAAGCTGATCAGAGTGACCGGAAGGGTCGAATTGGCACTCAGAGACAGGGACATTGAACCTGCCATACTGCTGCCCACTCACCACCCAGTTGTCAAATTGCTCATCGCAGACAGGCACGTCACACTTAAACACGCCGGAGTGAAAACTACCTTCTCCGATCTAAGGGAACGTTTTTGGATTATCAAAGGGCGTCAGCAGACCAAATCTGTTTGGCATGCCTGCGTCAAGTGCCAACGGCTAACTTCACCACCATTTACTGAAGTAGCTGCACCTCTACCACTGAATCGCTTGAAACAAGCGAAAGCCTTCGAAATCACGGGTGTGGATTTCGCAGGGCCATTGTATTACAAACACCCAATATCACGTAAGAAACGCAAGCAAGCGGAACTTACGACCTCCGTGGATCCCCCACAAACGGATGATCCAAGTGTGGAGAATCCAGCCGAGCCTCCAGCCATGGAACaaacggaggaaaaagaaaacctcaaaaagaagaaaaagggtacaATCAAGCAACCCAAAAGTTATGCCTGCTTATTCACCTGTGCGGTGACTAGGGCCGTCCACCTGGAGTTGACTAAAACCATGTCAGCACGTGACTTTCTCCTAGCCTTCAGAAGATTTTCAGCTAGGAGAGGTAACGTGTCTGTCATGTATTCGGATAACGCACAAACATTTAGGTGCGTTTCCAAACACTTAAAGGTCTTGAGATCCGATCCAGCGATCCATGACCTTTTAGCCATGCGAAAAACCGAGTGGATCTTCTCCGCCAGCCTAGCCCCATGGTGGGGAGGCTTCTGGGAACGCATGGTTAGGACAATGAAAGACCTACTACGGCGTTCCAATGGCCGTGCGTGTCTAGAATACGACGAGCTGGAAGTCAGTTTGATCGAGACAGAAAGCGTAGTGAACGCAAGGCCACTCACCTACGTGGCAGAGGGGAGtgatgatccacttcccatCACTCCGAACCAATTTCTGAACAACAGACGATCTAATTGCACTCCGCCGGAGCCAGCAATTAACCTACTGACTCCCGACCCAACCAACGCACGACTCATTGAAATGGATCGCCTACGCAGAGACTACGTCAAGGACACTTGCGAGCGATTCGTGAATGACTACTTGCTCCAAGTAGACAATTTTCACTGCAAAGGAGGGCCTGGACGCAAGATCCGAGTAGGCGAAGTTGTCATCATCCACGATGACAACACGAAGCGACTTATGTGGACAGTCGGTGTAGTGAAGGAGCTCATTTCCAGCCGAGACGGGCTGATTCGATCGGTAACGGTCAAGACCCCTAACGGGAACTTGATTAACCGAGCGATTCAGTCCCTACACCCCCTGGAATTACGCGAGGACCAGCCCGACGACGTTGAAATACTACCCTCGCCGGAAAtggagccggaagaagacaCAACTCCATCCGTGTCAGCCGCCAGCCCGGTCGAAGAGAGCGAGCCGTGGAGCACGGGCTCTGGTGGGGAGTGTGTAGGGAATATATTAGAtccccaacagcagacgacgcg gtaa